Proteins co-encoded in one Pseudomonas fluorescens genomic window:
- a CDS encoding sigma-54-dependent transcriptional regulator codes for MNTSPRQKILIVDDEPDIRELLEITLGRMKLDTFSARNLGEAQALLSRDTFDLCLTDMRLPDGTGLELVQHIQQRYPQLPVAMITAYGSLETAINALKAGAFDFLTKPVDLSRLRELVATALRMSASGNVCTAIDRRLLGDSLPMRNLRKQIDKLARSQAPVYISGESGSGKELVARLIHEQGPRASQPFVPVNCGAIPSELMESEFFGHRKGSFTGAVEDKPGLFQAAHGGTLFLDEVADLPLSMQVKLLRAIQEKAVRSVGGQQETVVDVRILCATHKDLDAEVAAERFRQDLYYRLNVIELRVPSLRERRDDIEALASHMLKRLANGTGQPAARLHPQALEALKNYRFPGNVRELENVLERAHTLCENRTIEADDLRLSEGNCTAEGGIADLTQIDNLEDYLENVERKLILQALEETRWNRTAAAQRLNLSFRSMRYRLKKLGLD; via the coding sequence TTGAACACGAGCCCACGGCAAAAAATCCTCATCGTCGACGACGAACCGGATATCCGCGAACTCCTGGAAATCACCCTGGGACGGATGAAACTCGACACCTTCAGCGCACGCAACCTCGGCGAAGCCCAAGCGCTGCTGAGCCGCGATACTTTCGATCTGTGCCTGACCGACATGCGCCTGCCGGATGGCACCGGACTGGAGCTGGTGCAGCACATCCAGCAACGCTATCCACAATTGCCGGTGGCGATGATCACCGCCTATGGCAGTCTGGAAACGGCGATCAACGCCCTGAAAGCCGGGGCTTTCGACTTCCTGACCAAACCGGTAGACCTCAGTCGTCTGCGGGAACTGGTCGCCACTGCGTTGCGCATGTCGGCGTCGGGCAATGTCTGCACCGCGATTGATCGCCGGCTGCTCGGTGACTCGCTGCCCATGCGCAATCTGCGCAAGCAGATCGATAAACTGGCCCGCAGTCAGGCGCCGGTCTACATCAGCGGCGAGTCCGGCAGCGGCAAGGAACTGGTTGCCCGGCTGATTCACGAGCAAGGCCCACGCGCCAGCCAGCCGTTTGTACCGGTGAACTGTGGGGCGATTCCTTCAGAGTTGATGGAAAGCGAATTCTTCGGTCACCGCAAAGGCAGTTTCACGGGTGCGGTGGAGGATAAGCCGGGCCTGTTCCAGGCTGCCCATGGCGGGACGCTGTTTCTTGATGAAGTGGCAGACTTGCCGCTGTCGATGCAGGTCAAGTTGCTGCGGGCGATTCAGGAAAAGGCCGTGCGCAGCGTCGGCGGCCAGCAGGAAACCGTGGTCGATGTGCGCATCCTCTGTGCGACGCACAAGGATCTCGACGCGGAAGTCGCCGCCGAACGCTTTCGTCAGGACCTGTATTACCGACTGAACGTGATCGAACTGCGGGTGCCCTCTCTGCGCGAACGTCGTGACGATATCGAAGCCTTGGCCAGCCATATGCTCAAGCGTCTGGCGAACGGTACCGGCCAGCCGGCGGCGCGCCTGCATCCACAAGCGCTGGAGGCATTGAAGAACTACCGCTTCCCGGGAAATGTGCGGGAGCTGGAGAACGTGCTTGAGAGGGCGCACACCCTGTGTGAAAACCGCACGATCGAGGCCGACGACCTGCGCCTGAGCGAAGGCAATTGCACAGCCGAGGGCGGCATTGCCGATCTCACGCAGATCGACAACCTCGAAGACTATCTGGAGAACGTCGAGCGCAAGCTGATACTGCAGGCCCTGGAAGAAACCCGCTGGAACCGTACCGCAGCGGCCCAGCGGTTGAATCTGTCCTTCCGTTCGATGCGCTACCGGCTCAAGAAGCTCGGCCTGGATTAA
- the rluD gene encoding 23S rRNA pseudouridine(1911/1915/1917) synthase RluD, whose translation MSDKIELRAEVPSELGGQRLDQVAAQLFAEHSRSRLSAWIKEGRLTVDGAVIRPRDIVHGGAILELTAEQEAQGEWVAQDIELDIVYEDDDILVINKPAGLVVHPAAGHADGTLLNALLHHVPDIINVPRAGIVHRLDKDTTGLMVVAKTIQAQTKLVAQLQSRSVSRIYECIVIGVVTAGGKINAPIGRHGQQRQRMAVMEGGKPAVSHYRVLERFRSHTHVRVKLETGRTHQIRVHMAHINFPLVGDPAYGGRFRIPPAASQTMVESLKHFPRQALHARFLELDHPTTGERMSWESPLPEDLVWLLTLLKQDREAFVG comes from the coding sequence ATGTCCGATAAAATTGAACTTCGCGCAGAGGTGCCGTCCGAATTGGGCGGCCAACGCCTCGATCAAGTCGCCGCCCAACTCTTCGCCGAGCACTCGCGCTCGCGCCTTTCCGCCTGGATCAAAGAAGGTCGCCTGACTGTGGACGGGGCGGTCATCCGCCCGCGCGACATCGTTCATGGCGGTGCCATCCTTGAGCTCACTGCCGAGCAGGAGGCCCAGGGTGAATGGGTCGCTCAGGACATCGAACTGGACATCGTCTATGAAGACGACGACATTCTGGTGATCAACAAGCCTGCCGGCCTGGTGGTGCATCCGGCCGCCGGTCACGCCGATGGCACCTTGCTCAACGCCTTGCTGCACCACGTGCCGGACATCATCAATGTCCCGCGTGCCGGCATCGTGCATCGTCTGGACAAGGACACCACCGGTCTGATGGTGGTGGCCAAGACCATCCAGGCGCAGACCAAACTGGTCGCGCAGCTGCAAAGCCGCAGTGTCAGCCGGATCTACGAGTGCATCGTGATCGGCGTGGTGACGGCCGGCGGCAAGATCAACGCGCCGATCGGTCGGCATGGCCAGCAGCGCCAGCGCATGGCGGTGATGGAAGGCGGCAAGCCGGCGGTCAGCCACTACCGCGTGCTGGAACGCTTCCGTTCCCACACTCACGTGCGGGTGAAGCTGGAAACCGGTCGTACCCACCAGATTCGCGTGCACATGGCGCACATCAACTTCCCGTTGGTCGGCGATCCGGCGTACGGCGGTCGTTTCCGCATTCCGCCAGCGGCGAGCCAGACCATGGTCGAGTCCCTCAAGCACTTCCCGCGTCAGGCGCTGCACGCGCGGTTTCTGGAGCTGGATCACCCGACCACCGGTGAGCGCATGAGCTGGGAATCGCCGTTGCCGGAAGATCTGGTCTGGCTGCTGACCCTGCTCAAGCAGGATCGCGAGGCATTCGTCGGATGA
- the pgeF gene encoding peptidoglycan editing factor PgeF — protein MNWLTPDWPAPASVKACVTTREGGVSEAPFDSLNLGDHVDDRPEAVAENRRRLTEHFSIKPAWLQQVHGIAVAHADPSVVATADASWTATPGIACAAMTADCLPALFCDRAGTRVAAAHAGWRGLAAGVLEATLDSLDVPAEDVLVWLGPAIGPQAFEVGPEVRDVFINQLPEAETAFVPSHNAGKFMADIYKLARLRLAVRGVTAVYGGGFCTVTDPRFFSYRRASRTGRFASLVWLEAPSLTNTVSF, from the coding sequence ATGAACTGGCTGACGCCGGACTGGCCCGCGCCGGCCAGCGTCAAGGCCTGTGTCACCACCCGCGAGGGCGGCGTCAGCGAGGCGCCGTTCGACAGTCTCAACCTGGGCGATCATGTCGATGACCGTCCCGAGGCCGTCGCCGAAAACCGTCGACGTCTGACCGAACACTTCTCTATAAAGCCTGCCTGGTTGCAGCAAGTGCACGGGATTGCCGTGGCGCATGCTGATCCGTCCGTGGTGGCCACGGCGGATGCCAGCTGGACGGCAACACCCGGTATCGCGTGTGCAGCGATGACCGCCGATTGTCTGCCGGCACTGTTCTGCGACCGTGCCGGCACTCGCGTGGCGGCGGCTCATGCGGGTTGGCGTGGCCTGGCGGCCGGCGTGCTGGAAGCCACCCTCGACAGTCTGGATGTGCCCGCCGAAGACGTTCTGGTCTGGCTCGGCCCGGCCATCGGTCCGCAGGCCTTCGAAGTCGGCCCGGAAGTCCGGGACGTCTTCATCAATCAATTGCCCGAAGCCGAGACAGCTTTTGTCCCGAGCCACAATGCGGGCAAGTTCATGGCTGACATCTATAAGCTGGCGCGACTGCGTCTGGCGGTTCGGGGTGTCACCGCTGTTTATGGTGGCGGTTTCTGTACCGTGACCGATCCCCGCTTCTTTTCTTATCGCCGTGCGTCGCGCACCGGTCGCTTTGCCTCCTTAGTCTGGCTTGAGGCGCCCAGCCTCACAAATACAGTTTCTTTTTGA
- a CDS encoding sensor histidine kinase: protein MIAEATNATRRQAQRLLRLYHLYRLSVGITLVLLISSNMDNRLLTSADDELLRNGSWLYLVLNILLVVFLENIRRPARLFGLALVDILLLCGLFYAAGGVASPVGNLLIVSVAISNTLLRRRIGVLIAAIGALGIVGLSFLLSFSHPLSANDYLQAGTLGALCFAGALLVQGLIRRLEISETLAEQRASEVVSLEALNALILQRMRTGILVLDERRRVQLANHSARTLLAQSPLEGQLIDDYSTALVERLNLWLNNPTLRPQSLKIAANGLELQPSFIALEQSPNRQTLVFLEDLAQISQQAQQLKLAALGRLTAGIAHEIRNPLGAISHAAQLLQESEELDGADRRLTQIIQDHSQRMNRVIENVLQLSRRQQSAPQRLDLEPWLAQFVAEAREQAGERQRIHLRIDSGDFRTLMDPGQLTQILDNLLRNGWRHSALLHDPAEVWLTLFIDRESQLAVLEVQDNGPGVALDQQSHLFEPFFTTSSQGTGLGLYLSRELCESNQARLDFIPRQGGGCFRITFAHGRKQS, encoded by the coding sequence GTGATCGCTGAGGCCACCAACGCCACACGCAGACAGGCCCAGCGACTGCTGCGCCTTTATCACCTCTACCGCCTGAGCGTCGGCATCACCCTGGTGCTGCTGATCTCCAGCAACATGGACAACCGCCTGCTGACGTCAGCCGATGACGAGTTGCTGCGCAACGGCAGCTGGTTGTACCTGGTGCTGAACATCCTGCTGGTGGTGTTCCTGGAGAACATCCGGCGGCCGGCCCGGTTGTTCGGCCTGGCCCTGGTCGACATCCTGCTGCTGTGCGGGCTGTTCTACGCCGCCGGCGGCGTGGCCAGCCCGGTGGGCAATCTGCTGATCGTCTCGGTGGCCATCAGCAACACCCTGCTGCGACGACGGATCGGTGTGCTGATCGCAGCGATCGGGGCGCTCGGCATCGTCGGCCTCAGTTTTCTGCTGAGCTTCAGCCATCCCTTGAGCGCCAATGACTACCTGCAGGCAGGCACCCTTGGCGCTCTGTGTTTTGCCGGAGCACTGTTGGTACAGGGGTTGATCCGTCGTCTCGAAATCAGCGAAACCCTGGCCGAGCAACGGGCCAGCGAAGTGGTCAGCCTTGAAGCGCTCAATGCCTTGATCCTGCAGCGCATGCGCACCGGCATTCTGGTACTCGACGAGCGGCGCCGGGTACAACTGGCCAACCACAGCGCCCGGACGCTGCTGGCACAGTCACCCCTCGAAGGCCAGTTGATCGATGACTATTCGACCGCGCTGGTCGAGCGCCTGAATCTGTGGCTGAACAACCCGACCCTGCGCCCGCAGAGCCTGAAAATCGCGGCCAACGGCCTGGAACTGCAACCGAGCTTCATTGCCCTGGAACAGAGCCCGAACCGCCAGACCCTGGTATTTCTCGAGGACCTGGCGCAGATTTCCCAGCAAGCCCAGCAACTGAAGCTCGCCGCACTCGGGCGTCTGACCGCCGGTATCGCCCACGAAATCCGCAACCCGCTGGGCGCCATCAGCCATGCGGCGCAGCTGCTGCAGGAGTCCGAGGAACTCGACGGCGCGGATCGGCGTCTGACGCAGATCATCCAGGATCACTCCCAGCGCATGAACCGAGTCATTGAAAACGTCCTGCAACTGTCCCGACGCCAGCAGAGCGCGCCGCAACGGCTGGATCTGGAACCGTGGCTGGCGCAGTTCGTCGCCGAAGCCCGGGAACAGGCCGGCGAGCGCCAGCGGATACATTTGCGTATCGACTCCGGGGACTTTCGCACCCTCATGGACCCCGGTCAGTTGACGCAAATTCTCGACAATCTGTTGCGCAACGGCTGGCGTCACAGCGCCCTGCTGCACGATCCGGCCGAAGTGTGGCTGACGCTGTTCATCGACCGCGAAAGCCAGCTGGCTGTGCTCGAAGTGCAGGACAACGGCCCCGGCGTGGCACTGGATCAACAGTCGCATCTGTTCGAGCCCTTCTTTACCACCAGCAGCCAGGGCACCGGCCTTGGACTTTATCTGTCCCGTGAGCTGTGCGAAAGCAACCAGGCCCGCCTAGACTTCATACCACGCCAAGGCGGCGGCTGCTTTCGCATCACCTTTGCTCACGGACGGAAACAAAGTTGA
- the thiO gene encoding glycine oxidase ThiO, with protein MTRQQQVVIVGGGVIGLLTAYNLASEVGSVVLLDRSNVGQESSWAGGGIVSPLYPWRYSAAVTALAHWSQDFYPQLGERLFADTGVDPEVHTTGLYWLDLDDEAEALAWAARENRPLRAVDISAAHDAVPVLGGGFSRAIYMADVANVRNPRLVKSLKAALQARPNVTIHEQCEVSGFVLEGERVVGVQTSTGVIAGDQVVLTAGAWSGELLKTLDLSLPVEPVKGQMILYKCAADFLPSMVLAKGRYAIPRRDGHILIGSTLEHEGFDKTPTDNALESLKASAVELLPALADAEVVGHWAGLRPGSPEGVPYIGRVPGFDGLWLNCGHYRNGLVLAPASCQLFADVMLGRAPIIDPAPYAPTGRI; from the coding sequence ATGACCAGGCAACAGCAAGTGGTGATTGTCGGTGGCGGGGTGATTGGCCTGCTCACGGCGTACAATCTCGCCTCCGAGGTCGGCAGCGTGGTGCTGCTGGATCGTTCGAACGTCGGCCAGGAATCGTCCTGGGCCGGCGGCGGTATCGTGTCTCCGCTGTACCCGTGGCGCTACAGCGCGGCCGTTACCGCGCTGGCGCACTGGTCGCAGGATTTTTATCCACAGTTGGGCGAGCGTCTTTTTGCCGATACCGGGGTTGATCCCGAGGTTCACACCACCGGCCTGTATTGGCTGGACCTGGATGACGAAGCCGAAGCGCTGGCGTGGGCCGCGCGGGAGAACCGTCCGCTGCGGGCTGTGGATATCTCGGCGGCGCATGATGCGGTGCCGGTGCTCGGTGGTGGGTTTTCCCGGGCGATCTACATGGCTGATGTGGCCAATGTACGCAATCCGCGGCTGGTGAAGTCTTTGAAAGCGGCGTTGCAGGCGCGGCCGAACGTGACGATTCACGAGCAGTGTGAAGTCAGCGGGTTTGTCCTTGAAGGCGAGCGTGTGGTGGGCGTGCAGACTTCCACCGGTGTGATCGCTGGCGATCAGGTCGTGCTGACGGCGGGCGCGTGGAGCGGCGAATTGCTCAAGACCTTGGACCTGTCGCTGCCGGTGGAACCGGTCAAGGGCCAGATGATTCTCTACAAGTGCGCGGCGGATTTCCTGCCGAGCATGGTGCTGGCCAAGGGGCGCTACGCGATTCCGCGTCGCGACGGGCACATCCTGATCGGCAGCACGTTGGAACACGAAGGTTTCGACAAGACCCCGACCGACAATGCACTGGAAAGCCTCAAGGCCTCGGCGGTCGAATTGCTGCCAGCGCTGGCGGATGCCGAAGTGGTGGGACACTGGGCCGGATTGCGTCCCGGCTCGCCGGAGGGCGTTCCCTACATCGGCCGGGTGCCGGGTTTTGATGGCTTGTGGCTCAACTGCGGGCATTACCGCAACGGACTGGTGCTGGCGCCGGCGTCCTGTCAGTTGTTTGCCGATGTGATGCTGGGGCGCGCGCCGATCATTGATCCGGCGCCGTATGCCCCGACCGGACGTATTTAA
- a CDS encoding PP0621 family protein, with translation MLRLLFWIALIAAAVWLWRKLKAPAAPTQSPREKDAAPMVRCAHCGVHLPRDRALSLQQQWYCSQAHLEQGPGSSDR, from the coding sequence ATGCTTCGTCTACTCTTCTGGATCGCCCTGATCGCCGCCGCCGTCTGGCTGTGGCGCAAACTCAAGGCGCCTGCCGCCCCCACGCAATCCCCCCGCGAAAAGGATGCTGCGCCGATGGTGCGTTGCGCCCATTGCGGCGTGCACCTGCCGCGGGATCGTGCGCTGAGCCTTCAACAACAGTGGTATTGCAGCCAGGCTCACCTCGAGCAAGGCCCAGGCTCCAGTGATCGCTGA
- a CDS encoding outer membrane protein assembly factor BamD: MQVKHLLLIAILALTAACSSKEVVDENLSETELYQQAQQDLDNNSYTSATAKLKALESRYPFGRYADQAQLELIYANYKNSEPEAAKSAAERFIRLHPQHPNVDYAYYLKGLTSFDQDVGLLARFLPLDMTKRDPGAARDSYNEFAQLTSRYPNSRYAPDAKQRMIYLRNLLAAYEIHVADYYLTRQAYVAAANRGRYVVENFQETPSVGDGLAVMTEAYQRLHLDELAATSLETLKLNYPNHPSLKDGQFVPSVAEADNRSWLSKATLGLIESRPPLPPGETRANQDVQKQFQDAKDAIPNELKPKDENGAVIEEEEHGAAGNNDDRSWFSYMTFGVFD; the protein is encoded by the coding sequence ATGCAAGTGAAACACCTGCTGCTGATCGCCATCCTCGCATTGACCGCTGCTTGCTCATCGAAGGAAGTCGTAGACGAAAACCTGAGCGAAACCGAGCTGTACCAGCAGGCTCAACAGGACCTGGATAACAACAGTTACACCAGTGCCACCGCCAAGCTGAAGGCTCTGGAGTCGCGCTATCCGTTCGGTCGCTACGCGGACCAGGCACAGCTCGAACTGATCTACGCCAACTACAAGAACTCGGAGCCGGAAGCCGCAAAATCCGCCGCCGAGCGCTTCATTCGTCTGCATCCACAGCACCCGAACGTCGATTACGCCTACTACCTCAAGGGCCTGACCTCGTTCGACCAGGACGTCGGCCTGCTGGCGCGCTTCCTGCCGCTGGACATGACCAAGCGTGACCCGGGTGCTGCCCGCGATTCGTACAACGAATTCGCCCAGCTGACCAGCCGCTACCCGAACAGCCGCTACGCACCGGACGCCAAGCAGCGCATGATCTACCTGCGCAACCTGCTGGCAGCCTACGAAATCCACGTGGCCGACTACTACCTGACCCGTCAGGCCTACGTCGCTGCCGCCAACCGTGGCCGGTATGTCGTGGAAAACTTCCAGGAAACCCCATCGGTCGGTGACGGCCTGGCGGTGATGACCGAAGCCTATCAGCGTCTGCACCTGGACGAACTGGCGGCCACCAGCCTGGAAACCCTGAAGCTCAACTACCCGAACCACCCGAGCCTGAAAGACGGTCAGTTCGTACCGTCGGTCGCCGAAGCCGACAACCGTTCGTGGCTGAGCAAGGCCACTCTGGGCCTGATCGAGTCCCGTCCGCCGCTGCCGCCGGGAGAGACCCGCGCCAACCAGGACGTGCAGAAGCAGTTCCAGGACGCGAAAGACGCGATCCCGAACGAGCTCAAGCCCAAAGACGAAAACGGCGCAGTGATCGAAGAGGAAGAGCACGGGGCGGCCGGCAACAACGACGACCGCTCGTGGTTCAGCTACATGACTTTCGGTGTGTTCGACTGA
- a CDS encoding type IV pilin protein encodes MRRSIRGFTLIEIMIVIAIIGIIITIAAPSYTEYLKKGRRAEVVSLLTEQAQTLERFYTRNNVYTGVTGLSTGNDFYTITPTIADQTFVLTATRKTGTAMATDKCGDFTLTNTGVRSMNNATTGLTTKDCWGR; translated from the coding sequence ATGCGCAGATCCATCCGAGGATTCACCCTGATCGAAATCATGATCGTGATTGCGATTATCGGGATCATCATCACCATTGCCGCACCGAGCTATACCGAATATCTGAAGAAGGGCCGTCGCGCCGAGGTGGTATCGCTGCTGACGGAGCAGGCGCAGACTCTCGAGCGCTTCTACACCAGAAACAATGTTTACACGGGCGTCACCGGTCTCAGCACGGGTAATGATTTCTACACCATTACCCCGACCATCGCTGACCAGACTTTTGTGCTGACCGCGACCCGCAAGACCGGCACGGCCATGGCCACTGACAAGTGCGGGGATTTCACCCTCACCAACACCGGTGTCAGAAGCATGAACAACGCGACCACCGGGCTGACCACCAAGGATTGCTGGGGCCGCTGA